In Gammaproteobacteria bacterium (ex Lamellibrachia satsuma), a single genomic region encodes these proteins:
- a CDS encoding Gfo/Idh/MocA family oxidoreductase, which translates to MAEKRRVGVVGVGYLGRFHALIYSRMSDVELVGVVDTDQETADRVAQEAGCAAYTDFHELLDKVDAVSIVVPTSLHLDVARPFLEKGIHMLLEKPIASTVEAGEKIVALAKASGSVLQIGHLERFNAGVMKLAERIKTPRFIEAHRMGEFVARATDVDVVSDLMIHDIDIILSLVGSEITSIAAVGTPVLTSHVDIANARLEFANGTVANIIASRVSDKTTRRIRVFEENRYESLDFIAQTIDTAYPRPQPGEEWPEIVSERLQVEPVKPLDTELQAFIDCINSDEAPLVDGEVGQKALEVAMQVKAKILQPG; encoded by the coding sequence ATGGCGGAAAAGAGACGTGTTGGCGTAGTAGGGGTGGGTTATCTTGGGCGTTTTCATGCCCTCATCTACTCCAGAATGAGTGACGTGGAACTGGTTGGCGTGGTGGATACCGATCAGGAGACGGCTGATCGGGTGGCGCAAGAGGCCGGATGTGCCGCCTATACCGATTTTCACGAGCTGCTGGATAAGGTCGATGCGGTCAGCATCGTGGTTCCCACCTCCCTGCACCTGGACGTTGCCCGTCCCTTCCTTGAAAAAGGCATCCACATGTTGTTGGAGAAGCCGATAGCATCTACTGTCGAGGCGGGAGAAAAAATTGTGGCCTTGGCAAAGGCCTCTGGATCAGTGCTGCAGATCGGCCATCTGGAGCGTTTCAATGCAGGCGTCATGAAGCTTGCGGAGCGGATCAAGACGCCCCGTTTCATCGAGGCCCACCGCATGGGTGAGTTCGTTGCTCGTGCAACCGATGTCGATGTGGTCTCCGATCTGATGATTCACGATATCGACATCATCCTCTCGCTGGTGGGATCGGAGATCACCTCCATTGCAGCAGTCGGCACCCCGGTACTGACATCCCATGTGGATATAGCCAACGCCCGGCTTGAGTTTGCCAACGGCACCGTCGCAAATATCATAGCCAGTCGGGTTTCAGATAAGACGACGCGCCGTATCCGGGTGTTCGAGGAGAACCGTTACGAATCTCTCGACTTCATCGCGCAGACCATCGATACCGCCTATCCACGACCACAGCCTGGCGAGGAGTGGCCTGAGATTGTCTCTGAGCGTCTGCAGGTGGAGCCGGTGAAACCGCTCGACACCGAGCTGCAGGCCTTTATCGATTGCATCAACAGTGACGAAGCGCCGCTGGTGGATGGGGAAGTCGGCCAAAAGGCGCTGGAAGTGGCGATGCAGGTGAAGGCGAAGATTCTGCAGCCGGGGTGA
- the pdxA gene encoding 4-hydroxythreonine-4-phosphate dehydrogenase PdxA, with amino-acid sequence MTALRIALTPGEPAGVGPDLCVMLAQGPLAAPVVVIADPGLLERRAEQLELPLTLIPFDAAEAEPGSLRILPVPLAAEAQCGRLNPANADYVLDTLRQATEGCLNGNFDALVTGPVHKGIINDAGHTFTGHTEFLAELTQAHPVMMLATKGLRVALVTTHLPLSEVSQQITPQRLERVIRILDYDLRRHFDLTDPRIQVCGLNPHAGEGGHLGREEIEIIEPTLERLRQGGINLTGPLPADTLFTPKYLQQADAVLAMYHDQGLPVLKHLGFGRAVNVTLGLPIIRTSVDHGTALDLAGSGQAGIGSLHAAVAMAGKMVEAKRRV; translated from the coding sequence TTGACGGCGTTACGCATCGCCCTGACCCCCGGCGAACCCGCCGGGGTCGGGCCGGATCTATGCGTAATGTTGGCCCAGGGGCCGCTGGCTGCCCCGGTTGTCGTCATCGCCGATCCTGGACTGCTGGAGCGCCGCGCCGAACAACTGGAGCTGCCACTGACGCTGATCCCCTTTGATGCCGCAGAAGCCGAACCAGGCAGTCTCCGGATCCTGCCGGTTCCACTCGCTGCCGAAGCGCAGTGCGGCAGACTCAATCCCGCCAACGCCGATTATGTTCTCGACACCCTGCGCCAGGCAACCGAAGGGTGCCTGAACGGCAACTTCGATGCACTGGTCACCGGCCCGGTGCATAAAGGCATCATCAATGATGCCGGACACACATTCACCGGACATACTGAATTTCTCGCTGAACTCACCCAGGCACACCCGGTGATGATGCTTGCAACCAAAGGTCTGCGGGTAGCTCTCGTCACCACCCACCTGCCACTGAGCGAGGTCAGCCAACAGATCACTCCCCAACGGCTCGAGCGGGTCATCCGTATTCTGGATTACGACCTGCGCCGGCACTTTGACCTGACAGATCCCCGGATACAGGTCTGCGGCCTCAACCCCCATGCCGGGGAGGGCGGCCACCTTGGACGGGAGGAGATAGAGATCATCGAGCCGACCCTTGAGCGGCTGCGGCAGGGAGGCATAAACCTTACCGGACCGCTGCCCGCCGACACCCTCTTCACACCCAAGTATCTGCAACAGGCAGACGCCGTGCTCGCCATGTATCACGACCAGGGCCTGCCGGTGCTCAAACACCTGGGCTTCGGCAGGGCGGTCAACGTCACACTTGGCCTGCCCATCATCCGCACCTCCGTGGATCACGGCACTGCTCTCGATCTGGCGGGGAGCGGTCAGGCAGGTATCGGCAGCCTGCATGCGGCTGTTGCCATGGCCGGGAAGATGGTTGAGGCAAAACGCAGGGTGTAG
- a CDS encoding molecular chaperone SurA: MQSSLRPLQLLAILLLLLSTLPLSAAVEALDQIVAVVNEDIIARSELDSSTHELATQLLEKGTGLPARNILERQVLERMISKRLQMQAAKQLGVSVDDATLSKTISNIAKRNNITLGELRETLESDGINFTLFREKLRRDIIINRLKQKEVINRIVVTDQDIRNFLAREAGGNRQRSALLLQHILIATPEGAAPEDVQAAKKRSEDLVVQLREGADFGEAAVRESDGRQALEGGDLGWIEAARVPSIFTQVVDNMESGDISDPIRNASGFHIVKLVETKGAKRHLITQTHARHILVNTNEIVSDSEARHSLETLRTRLENAEDFSTLARSHSDDKASAIKGGDLGWTSPGDMVPQFEQQMDTLEPGGISHPFQTQFGWHIVQVLERREHDNTEKVVRTNARKAIRKQKAEEATDLWLRRLRDEAYVEIHLEQEPG; this comes from the coding sequence ATGCAGTCATCCCTTAGACCCCTGCAACTACTGGCCATCCTGTTGTTGCTCTTAAGCACACTGCCACTCAGCGCCGCCGTCGAGGCACTCGACCAAATCGTGGCCGTGGTGAACGAAGACATTATCGCCCGCAGCGAACTCGACAGCAGCACTCACGAACTCGCTACCCAACTGCTGGAGAAAGGCACTGGCCTGCCGGCGCGGAATATCCTGGAGCGGCAGGTGTTGGAGCGCATGATAAGCAAGCGTCTGCAGATGCAGGCAGCAAAGCAACTCGGCGTCAGCGTTGATGACGCCACCCTGTCGAAAACCATTTCCAACATCGCCAAACGCAACAACATCACCCTGGGTGAACTCAGAGAGACCCTTGAGTCGGACGGCATCAATTTCACCCTTTTCCGCGAGAAACTGCGCCGAGACATCATCATCAACCGGCTGAAGCAGAAGGAGGTGATCAATCGTATCGTGGTCACCGACCAGGACATCCGCAACTTTCTGGCCCGCGAAGCCGGGGGAAACCGACAACGCTCCGCCCTGCTTCTGCAGCATATCCTTATTGCCACCCCGGAAGGCGCTGCACCGGAAGATGTCCAGGCGGCAAAAAAACGGTCGGAAGATCTGGTCGTTCAGCTGCGGGAAGGTGCCGACTTCGGCGAGGCGGCTGTGCGGGAATCCGATGGACGTCAGGCACTGGAAGGCGGTGACCTGGGCTGGATCGAAGCGGCCCGTGTTCCCTCCATCTTCACTCAGGTGGTGGATAATATGGAGTCGGGGGATATCAGTGATCCGATACGCAACGCCTCCGGTTTTCACATCGTCAAACTGGTGGAAACAAAAGGTGCCAAACGCCATCTGATCACCCAGACACACGCCCGCCACATCCTGGTCAATACCAATGAAATCGTCTCGGATTCCGAGGCGCGCCACAGCCTTGAGACCCTGCGAACCCGCCTGGAGAACGCGGAAGACTTCAGTACGCTGGCACGCTCTCATTCCGATGACAAGGCATCCGCCATCAAGGGCGGCGACCTGGGATGGACCAGCCCCGGTGACATGGTGCCGCAATTTGAACAGCAGATGGACACCCTGGAACCCGGCGGGATCAGCCACCCTTTTCAGACTCAATTCGGCTGGCACATAGTGCAGGTGTTGGAGCGTCGCGAACACGACAACACCGAAAAGGTGGTGCGCACCAACGCACGCAAGGCGATCCGCAAGCAAAAGGCGGAAGAGGCCACCGACCTCTGGTTACGCCGCCTTCGCGACGAGGCCTACGTAGAGATACATCTGGAGCAGGAACCGGGTTGA
- the lptD gene encoding LPS assembly protein LptD, whose protein sequence is MNRLSLRHLLIWPVPLLLVAAPALAADNDVQDLRIDRGLNWEYCDPATSHERPVLPLDAGQPGSTQVEADAAVLDQINNHTHFFGGVQVRQDEHYLEADHAYYQRDTRQIDLDDNIYIEKPGLRVSGKAGQVELDKNRGWLTETEFRLPERNARGSASRVDIASKTLSHYDDVFYTTCRPGANDWNIEAETLDINMDEGWGVARNAKLRFGGVPVFYTPYFSFPVDDRRKSGFLLPSIGSSSRGGSEFSIPYYLNLAPDYDATITPRLMSKRGLMLGGEFRFLSENQKGIFAGEILPNDGDADIDRPSTRGAFNIRHDSWLAPGLTTTIDAGYVSDKEYLTDFGKGLAITSSRHIEQRGDINYTIGDWSLLGRLQDFQTVDKDIARIDYPYSRLPQLLAGYFHSLDEMGLDLSLEAEYVYFDHVEQVRGHRVAISPYLSLPLRRSWGHLTPRVGLNYANYQLSNTDAGDNSAPSRMVPTLSLDSGLILERDSNWFGSAATHTLEPRLHYLYAPYEDQSDTPNFDSSELDFTFSSLFRDNRFSGRDRIGDANQITLALTSRLLESDSGRERFRASLGQILYFEDRKVQLSDTDVTATSTSSVVAELSSRLDSNWSSSATLRWDPHLEGGRMDKGKFALRYNTPAGQLLNFDYNYTRESIEDINVSAYWPISHKYTLLGVWKHSMLFERDMNQILGMEYSGHCCWKLRALLQRFVTDADAEADTSFMIQLELTGLGALGDNIQDTLEESIYGYQSGN, encoded by the coding sequence ATGAATCGACTGAGTCTCCGACACCTTCTCATCTGGCCGGTTCCCCTCCTGCTGGTTGCCGCCCCGGCCCTGGCAGCCGACAATGACGTCCAGGACCTGCGTATCGACCGGGGATTGAACTGGGAATACTGCGATCCTGCCACCAGCCACGAACGCCCTGTCCTGCCACTGGATGCGGGCCAACCCGGCAGCACCCAAGTGGAAGCGGATGCAGCGGTGTTGGATCAGATCAACAACCACACCCATTTTTTCGGCGGCGTGCAGGTCAGACAGGACGAACACTATCTTGAGGCCGATCACGCCTATTATCAGCGGGACACCCGACAGATCGACCTCGACGACAACATTTATATCGAGAAACCGGGACTCAGGGTCAGCGGCAAAGCGGGGCAGGTGGAGCTGGACAAGAACAGGGGTTGGCTCACGGAAACGGAGTTCCGCCTGCCGGAACGTAACGCCAGAGGCAGTGCCAGCCGGGTGGACATAGCGTCGAAGACACTCTCCCATTACGATGATGTCTTCTACACCACCTGCCGCCCTGGCGCCAACGACTGGAATATCGAGGCCGAGACTCTCGATATCAATATGGACGAAGGCTGGGGCGTGGCGCGCAATGCCAAGCTGCGATTCGGCGGCGTCCCGGTCTTCTATACCCCCTACTTCAGCTTCCCGGTGGACGACCGGCGCAAATCGGGCTTCCTGCTGCCCTCTATAGGTTCATCCAGCCGCGGCGGCAGTGAGTTCTCCATCCCCTACTATCTGAACCTGGCGCCGGATTACGATGCAACCATCACCCCCCGCCTGATGAGCAAACGGGGTCTGATGCTGGGGGGAGAGTTCCGCTTTCTCAGCGAAAACCAGAAAGGCATATTCGCCGGTGAGATCCTGCCCAACGATGGAGACGCCGACATCGACCGCCCCTCCACCCGCGGCGCGTTCAATATCCGCCACGACAGTTGGCTGGCCCCGGGGCTGACCACCACCATCGACGCAGGTTATGTGAGCGACAAAGAGTATCTGACCGACTTCGGCAAGGGGCTCGCCATCACCAGCAGCCGGCATATCGAACAGCGGGGCGATATCAACTACACCATCGGCGACTGGTCGCTGTTGGGCCGCCTGCAGGATTTCCAGACCGTCGACAAGGATATCGCCCGCATCGACTATCCCTACAGTCGACTGCCGCAGCTACTGGCCGGCTATTTTCATAGTCTGGACGAGATGGGACTCGATCTGTCGCTGGAGGCTGAATATGTCTATTTCGACCACGTCGAACAGGTACGGGGACACCGGGTCGCCATCTCGCCCTACCTGAGTCTGCCACTGCGGCGCTCATGGGGCCATCTGACGCCCAGAGTTGGTCTCAACTACGCAAATTATCAGCTCAGTAATACGGACGCGGGGGATAATTCCGCCCCAAGCCGGATGGTGCCGACCCTAAGCCTGGACAGCGGCCTGATCCTGGAACGGGACAGCAACTGGTTCGGCAGTGCCGCCACCCACACGCTGGAGCCACGTCTCCACTACCTCTACGCCCCTTACGAGGATCAAAGCGACACCCCGAATTTCGACTCATCGGAGCTCGACTTCACCTTCTCCAGCCTGTTCCGGGACAACCGGTTCAGTGGCCGTGACCGCATCGGCGATGCCAATCAGATCACATTGGCACTCACCTCACGTTTGCTGGAGAGCGACAGCGGCCGGGAACGATTCCGCGCCAGTCTTGGTCAGATACTCTATTTCGAAGATCGCAAGGTGCAACTCAGCGACACCGACGTTACCGCAACATCGACCTCGTCCGTCGTGGCGGAACTCTCCTCCCGGCTGGACTCCAACTGGAGCAGTTCCGCCACCCTGCGTTGGGATCCGCATCTGGAAGGCGGGCGCATGGACAAAGGCAAGTTCGCACTGCGCTACAATACGCCTGCCGGGCAACTGCTCAATTTTGATTACAACTACACCCGCGAGAGCATTGAAGATATCAACGTCTCAGCCTATTGGCCCATCAGCCATAAATACACCCTGCTTGGTGTCTGGAAACATTCGATGCTGTTTGAACGGGACATGAACCAGATCCTGGGAATGGAGTATTCCGGACACTGTTGCTGGAAGCTGCGGGCACTGTTACAACGTTTTGTCACAGATGCCGATGCGGAAGCGGACACCAGTTTCATGATACAACTGGAACTCACTGGACTGGGCGCACTGGGTGACAACATTCAGGACACCCTGGAAGAATCCATTTATGGTTATCAATCGGGAAATTAG
- a CDS encoding efflux RND transporter periplasmic adaptor subunit, producing MASSLHRTLLTFLILLLTVFVVMTLWRTRPQPEVVMKKPQVTRVEVVQAVARDINPLVRQTGLLRPWRVASLRFEVKGDLVERLVEPGQKVKHGQLLLRLDDADYRDAVTENEARLTETRAAIRRDRSLLELAKENRKLAEQEYRRLVKLGEGSLSSASTRDSARQQLLKLSSDEARLAFSIESSQAKLVREEAALKRAQRNLQRTRLSAPFDGLVNQVEAEVGDYLQTSTRVVELIQGEFLELYVEVSGDVAAALTLGQKLIVKLDGAAQEGELTALQPDPDAKTHTHPLQIRLPADGLLPGMLGEVLLPLEPRSGALVVPPAALLREEGQVYVFVVDAGRLQRHAVVPGIRYNGQQVILSGLAEGELLVARDVEVLSDGIKVTAEIVESGR from the coding sequence GTGGCATCTTCTCTGCACCGTACTTTGCTGACCTTTTTGATACTGCTGCTGACTGTTTTTGTGGTGATGACACTGTGGCGTACCCGCCCACAGCCGGAAGTGGTTATGAAAAAGCCTCAGGTTACACGGGTGGAGGTGGTGCAGGCGGTGGCCCGGGATATCAACCCCCTGGTGCGGCAGACCGGCCTGCTGCGTCCCTGGCGTGTGGCATCTCTGAGATTCGAGGTGAAAGGGGATCTGGTGGAGCGGCTGGTCGAGCCGGGGCAGAAGGTAAAACACGGTCAGTTGCTGCTGCGGCTGGACGATGCGGACTACCGGGATGCGGTAACCGAGAACGAAGCCCGCCTCACAGAGACCCGTGCGGCTATCCGGCGTGACAGATCCCTGCTGGAGTTGGCCAAGGAGAACCGCAAGCTGGCGGAGCAGGAGTATCGGCGCCTGGTAAAACTGGGAGAGGGTTCTCTCTCCTCCGCCTCCACCCGCGACAGCGCCCGCCAGCAACTGCTCAAACTGTCGAGTGACGAGGCGCGGCTGGCCTTCAGCATCGAGAGCAGCCAGGCTAAGCTGGTTCGGGAGGAGGCGGCCCTGAAGCGGGCGCAACGTAATCTGCAACGAACCCGGTTGTCCGCGCCTTTCGATGGCCTGGTCAACCAGGTCGAGGCGGAGGTGGGCGACTATCTGCAGACCAGTACCCGTGTGGTGGAGCTGATTCAGGGTGAATTCCTCGAACTCTATGTCGAGGTGAGTGGCGACGTGGCGGCAGCCCTGACGCTTGGTCAGAAGCTGATCGTAAAGCTTGACGGTGCCGCGCAGGAGGGCGAACTGACTGCGCTGCAGCCGGATCCTGATGCCAAGACACATACTCACCCGTTGCAGATCCGTCTCCCCGCAGATGGTCTGCTGCCAGGCATGCTGGGAGAGGTGCTGCTGCCTCTGGAACCCCGAAGCGGCGCACTGGTCGTACCGCCGGCGGCACTGCTGCGCGAAGAGGGACAGGTCTATGTCTTCGTGGTCGATGCAGGGCGGCTGCAGCGGCATGCGGTGGTGCCGGGCATTCGCTACAACGGTCAGCAGGTGATCCTCTCCGGCCTGGCTGAGGGGGAACTGCTGGTGGCACGGGATGTCGAGGTGCTGAGTGACGGGATCAAGGTAACGGCCGAGATAGTGGAGTCCGGTCGGTGA
- a CDS encoding efflux RND transporter permease subunit: protein MIEFSIRNPLIVNLLLAIILLAGVLSWYAMPQEMFPTVEQDKVNIRTTFEGASPEEIERQITLPIEQELDGLADIDVISSTSNEGSSSILIELKSGADVDDFLRKVDTALDQVDDLPDEAEEPELSRLETRFPVISVSLYGDIARGRLYRIAENLKDEMIKLPGVASVGVAGDREWEIWVVADPQVLAARGVSLKQVGKALRENLRDLPGGTLKSTGGDIRLRGMGVPPDPVQMAAIVLRSNAAGGRLRLGDLAEVQLRLEEAQTLGRFNGKPSVNLTINKTSQASTITVAKQVRAYVDERQLTLPAGVELGLFSDLSVYVKTRLETVKSSGMVGLALVLLALYLMLNFRVAFITALGIPVSFLVAVVILYMLDYSINMVSLFAFLIALGLIVDDAIIVNENIYRHLEMGEDPAGAALIGTKEVFWPVVASTATTIAAFMPMFAIGGTMGTFIAVIPVVVSASLSGSLLEAFGVLPSHAKEMLTVPRQRRQGRIDWTALNRNYTRLLRWSLDYRYPVAMLSVGVLLITLTFAATRVPFLLFGHVDVGQFFINIETPSTYSIDESARLAKKIEQEIIGSLEEEELDTLLTNVGVTFIDFHRVRFGSRYIQLIVDLKKQRPQGFIERWISPVVSLKFAREGSRDRSSDLVIEALREQLAPISGIQRLSILRPQGGPAGADIEIGVIGDSVDQLRLQAERVRGFVQRLPGTSDVRQDMDPGKLEYRYELNERGRQLGLTQMQLSDVVRTGFLGLEVVHVSWQDKRIPVRLIFPDRLRHDAGALERLPITLEDGQTVYLGDVAHVQEARGFNSINRRDLQRLATITAEVDSDITTPNDVIEKVKQTFDDLPQGYELLFLGEKKKTEESIAGMKRATIIALAIIFVILAALFKSLLDPLVVMFAIPFGLIGVVVGHLLFDYHLQFLSLIGFLALTGIVVNDSLILVDFTKRMRREGMERKAAMVEAGRVRIRPILLTSITTFLGISPLIFFATGQTAFLSPMAVSLGFGLLFATVLILLALPCFYLIADDLRCGFTRLVRSDASRENSTPA, encoded by the coding sequence GTGATCGAGTTTTCCATTCGCAACCCACTGATCGTCAACCTGCTGTTGGCGATCATTCTGCTGGCCGGAGTGCTCTCCTGGTATGCCATGCCCCAGGAGATGTTTCCCACGGTGGAGCAGGACAAGGTAAATATCCGCACCACTTTTGAAGGGGCGTCACCGGAAGAGATTGAACGACAGATCACCCTGCCGATCGAACAGGAGCTGGATGGGCTGGCGGATATCGATGTCATCAGTTCCACCAGTAATGAAGGATCGTCGAGCATCCTTATCGAACTCAAGAGTGGTGCCGATGTGGATGACTTTCTGCGCAAGGTCGACACTGCTCTGGACCAGGTGGATGACCTGCCGGACGAGGCGGAGGAGCCTGAGCTCTCCCGTCTGGAGACTCGCTTTCCGGTCATCTCGGTGAGTCTTTACGGCGATATCGCAAGGGGACGTCTCTACAGGATTGCCGAGAATCTGAAGGATGAGATGATCAAGCTGCCGGGGGTGGCGTCGGTGGGGGTGGCCGGTGACCGGGAGTGGGAGATCTGGGTAGTGGCCGATCCCCAGGTGCTGGCGGCCCGTGGAGTCTCCCTGAAGCAGGTGGGTAAGGCGTTACGGGAAAATCTGCGGGATCTGCCCGGTGGCACTCTGAAGTCGACAGGGGGCGATATCCGCCTGCGGGGTATGGGGGTGCCGCCCGATCCTGTGCAAATGGCGGCGATCGTACTGCGCAGCAACGCTGCGGGTGGTCGCCTGCGGCTCGGTGATCTGGCGGAGGTGCAGTTGCGCCTGGAGGAGGCGCAGACCCTGGGGCGGTTCAACGGCAAGCCGTCGGTCAATCTCACCATCAACAAAACCAGTCAGGCATCCACCATCACGGTGGCAAAACAGGTGCGGGCCTATGTGGATGAGCGTCAGCTCACCCTCCCGGCAGGGGTCGAGCTGGGACTCTTCAGTGACCTCTCGGTCTATGTGAAAACCCGTCTGGAGACGGTGAAGTCCTCAGGCATGGTGGGTTTGGCTCTTGTGCTGCTGGCACTCTATCTGATGCTCAACTTCCGTGTCGCCTTCATCACTGCGCTGGGTATCCCGGTCTCCTTCCTGGTGGCGGTGGTCATCCTCTATATGCTGGATTACAGCATCAACATGGTCTCGCTGTTCGCCTTTCTCATCGCCCTGGGTCTGATCGTGGATGATGCAATCATCGTCAATGAGAATATCTACCGCCACCTGGAGATGGGGGAGGATCCGGCAGGTGCTGCCCTTATCGGCACCAAAGAGGTCTTCTGGCCGGTGGTGGCCTCGACTGCCACTACCATTGCCGCCTTTATGCCGATGTTCGCCATCGGCGGCACCATGGGGACGTTTATCGCGGTGATCCCGGTGGTGGTGAGCGCTTCCCTTTCCGGTTCGTTACTGGAGGCATTCGGCGTACTGCCCTCCCATGCCAAGGAGATGCTGACGGTGCCGCGGCAGCGGCGCCAGGGGCGTATTGACTGGACGGCGCTGAACCGGAACTACACCCGTCTTTTGCGCTGGAGTCTCGATTACCGTTATCCCGTGGCGATGCTCTCTGTCGGTGTACTGCTCATCACCCTAACTTTTGCCGCCACCCGCGTCCCCTTCCTGCTCTTCGGGCATGTCGATGTGGGGCAGTTCTTTATCAATATCGAGACGCCCAGCACCTATAGTATCGATGAGAGTGCCCGTCTGGCGAAAAAGATCGAACAGGAGATTATCGGTTCCCTGGAAGAGGAGGAGCTCGACACACTGCTGACAAATGTCGGGGTGACGTTCATCGATTTCCATCGGGTGCGATTTGGCAGTCGCTATATTCAGTTGATCGTCGATCTCAAGAAACAGCGGCCCCAGGGGTTTATCGAGCGTTGGATCTCCCCGGTTGTAAGCCTCAAATTTGCCCGGGAAGGGAGCCGTGACCGCAGTTCAGATCTGGTGATAGAGGCACTGAGGGAACAGTTGGCGCCCATCTCCGGGATCCAGCGGCTGTCGATCCTGCGGCCCCAGGGTGGACCGGCGGGGGCGGATATCGAGATCGGCGTTATTGGCGATTCTGTGGACCAACTGCGTTTACAGGCGGAAAGGGTACGGGGGTTCGTGCAGCGCCTGCCGGGTACGTCGGACGTGCGTCAGGATATGGATCCCGGCAAGCTGGAGTATCGCTATGAACTTAACGAAAGGGGGCGTCAGCTTGGTCTGACCCAGATGCAACTGTCGGACGTGGTGCGCACCGGTTTCCTGGGTCTTGAAGTGGTGCATGTCAGTTGGCAGGATAAACGTATCCCGGTGCGGCTGATCTTTCCTGACCGACTGCGTCACGATGCCGGTGCTTTGGAACGACTGCCGATTACCCTGGAGGATGGTCAGACAGTCTATCTTGGGGATGTCGCCCATGTGCAGGAGGCGCGGGGCTTCAACAGCATCAATCGGCGGGATCTGCAGCGGCTTGCTACCATCACAGCGGAGGTTGATTCGGATATCACCACACCGAATGATGTGATCGAAAAAGTAAAGCAGACGTTTGATGACCTACCGCAGGGTTATGAGTTGCTTTTTCTCGGTGAAAAAAAGAAGACTGAAGAGTCGATTGCCGGTATGAAACGGGCGACCATAATTGCCCTGGCGATTATCTTCGTTATCCTTGCCGCCTTGTTCAAATCACTGCTCGATCCACTGGTGGTGATGTTCGCCATTCCGTTTGGTTTAATCGGTGTCGTGGTGGGACATCTACTGTTCGACTACCATCTGCAGTTCCTCTCCCTGATCGGCTTTCTGGCACTGACCGGTATCGTAGTCAATGATTCCCTTATCCTGGTCGACTTTACCAAACGCATGCGTCGGGAAGGCATGGAGCGTAAAGCGGCAATGGTGGAAGCGGGCCGTGTACGTATTCGTCCGATCCTACTCACCAGTATCACTACCTTTTTAGGTATCTCGCCGTTGATCTTCTTCGCAACCGGGCAGACTGCTTTTCTTTCACCGATGGCAGTCAGTCTTGGGTTCGGATTGCTCTTTGCCACCGTTCTCATCCTGTTGGCGCTGCCCTGTTTCTATCTGATCGCGGATGATCTGCGTTGCGGATTCACCAGGTTGGTTCGCAGTGATGCCAGTCGTGAAAATTCAACTCCTGCATAA